Proteins encoded by one window of Chryseobacterium foetidum:
- a CDS encoding metallophosphoesterase: MNLSCIKSLKNSRFINGFIILSVLCSCATYKVQKGKELREIPVSQTKTENDFKLFLIGDAGNANEKQAQNTLNLLKNKLDSADKNSMVIFLGDNIYPLGMPKEGSKDYDSARVKMENQLAVTKNFKGKTLVIPGNHDWYHGLQGLKAQEDFVKTYLNDKKSFLPKNSCPIDDINLTKDIKLIIIDSEWALIDWDKYPGINKGCDIKTKEDFYTEFKDLIVKNQDKRIIVAVHHPIISSGVHAGFNSAKSHLSSFQGKLPVPGVATLINTLRSSSGASMEDLSNNHYAEFAGRIKNIVQDKENVIFVSGHDHNLQYHSDKNLRQIISGAGSKTDPVTIASKSDFSFGGSGFAVLNLRNDQSADVEYFSAKNNELKSLSNIQVKETPKEFVNNYPSDLPATFTSTVYTEKMTKRGKFYSWLWGDHYRKYYAIPITNEVSDLSTLNGGYTPFREGGGNQSNSLRLQSKDGQEFVMRGVKKNAIRFLNNQGFKKSSFGSELSNTFPERFLMDFYTTSHPFTAFSVNNLADKIGLFHSNPKLYYIPKQKQLSQFNQNYGDEMYMIEERFSSDPKTLASLENATDIISTADLIKNLQKNSNHAVDQDLYIRARLFDMLIGDWDRHEDQWKWAEYKNGKNVFYKPIPRDHDQAFSNYDGAAFKVIMNIPMIRHMKSFKDEIKNVKWMNMEPYPLDLIILKAASEKQWNAQAEFIQQNITDKDIDEAFKNLPKEVQDETIADIQRKLKVRKQDLGKYATKYASVLEEKVPIAGTINKDKFVITKESDGLVTVKQYELDDKSQKEKLVFEKTYNDTLTKEIWVYGLEDDDIYEVNGEGKSKINIRLIGGYNHDVYRVSNGSKVKIYDFKSQKNTYETKGASKHLTNDYEANTYNWKHPKYNFFAGYPNADFNPDDGVILGFVANYTVNNFIRDPFTQKHSLSANLYTATGGFNLGYKGVFKKAIFGWDANVDAYYTTPHFARTFFGLSNESEFNKEISRNFNRVRISQIKVAPSISKTSWLNLKHQFQLSFEHSEVQRNDDRFIAVSPDVNPEVFNGQQFGGANYTFSFKNSDSKAFPTLGMELILNAGWKTNFANFDQNFVAYQGTLNLFRRIDKNGKFVFANSANAMIINNNNFEFYQAASIGGRNGLRAYRNERFSGKSYFVNSAEVRWDFGRVKNSIVPANMGILVGYDLGRVWNDHEISDTWHQGVGAGFWLGILDMISARLDYFIGSDGGRISGGVGMSF; encoded by the coding sequence ATGAATTTATCTTGTATTAAATCCCTTAAAAATAGCCGTTTCATTAATGGCTTTATCATACTTTCTGTGCTCTGTTCCTGCGCAACCTACAAAGTTCAGAAAGGAAAAGAATTGCGGGAAATCCCTGTTTCACAGACCAAAACTGAGAATGATTTTAAACTTTTCCTGATCGGTGATGCCGGAAACGCTAACGAAAAGCAGGCTCAAAACACCTTAAATCTTCTTAAAAACAAACTCGATTCCGCAGATAAAAATTCGATGGTCATCTTTTTGGGAGACAACATCTACCCACTTGGGATGCCGAAAGAAGGCAGCAAAGACTACGATTCTGCTAGGGTAAAAATGGAAAATCAACTGGCTGTTACCAAAAATTTTAAAGGAAAAACACTTGTGATTCCCGGAAATCACGATTGGTACCACGGTCTGCAAGGCTTAAAGGCTCAGGAAGATTTCGTAAAAACCTATCTCAATGATAAAAAATCATTTTTACCAAAAAATTCATGCCCGATTGATGACATTAATTTAACCAAAGACATTAAGCTGATCATCATCGATTCTGAATGGGCACTGATCGACTGGGACAAATATCCCGGCATCAATAAAGGTTGTGATATCAAAACAAAGGAAGATTTTTATACAGAATTTAAAGATCTAATCGTAAAAAATCAGGATAAAAGAATTATCGTTGCAGTGCATCATCCGATCATCAGTTCGGGTGTACATGCCGGATTCAATTCTGCAAAATCGCATCTGTCTTCATTTCAGGGAAAACTTCCGGTTCCGGGCGTTGCCACTTTGATTAATACTTTGCGAAGTTCGTCGGGAGCGAGCATGGAAGACCTCAGCAATAATCATTATGCAGAATTTGCCGGAAGAATTAAAAACATCGTTCAGGACAAAGAAAATGTGATTTTTGTTTCGGGACATGATCACAATCTGCAGTATCATTCAGATAAAAATCTAAGACAGATCATCAGCGGAGCCGGCTCAAAAACTGACCCTGTTACAATTGCTTCAAAATCTGATTTTTCCTTTGGCGGAAGCGGTTTTGCTGTGTTAAATTTAAGAAATGATCAAAGTGCTGATGTAGAATATTTTTCAGCAAAAAATAATGAACTGAAAAGCCTTTCAAATATTCAGGTGAAAGAAACTCCGAAAGAATTTGTCAATAATTATCCTTCAGATTTACCTGCCACTTTCACAAGTACGGTCTACACTGAAAAAATGACGAAACGCGGAAAATTTTACAGCTGGCTTTGGGGAGATCATTACAGAAAATATTACGCAATACCTATCACCAATGAGGTTTCAGACTTATCAACTTTAAACGGAGGCTACACACCTTTCCGTGAAGGTGGTGGAAATCAGTCGAACAGCTTGAGACTGCAATCGAAGGACGGACAGGAATTTGTGATGCGTGGCGTGAAGAAAAATGCCATCCGTTTTTTAAACAATCAGGGTTTTAAGAAAAGTAGTTTTGGTTCTGAACTTTCGAATACTTTTCCTGAAAGATTTTTAATGGATTTCTACACTACAAGTCATCCTTTTACTGCGTTTTCAGTGAATAATCTTGCGGATAAAATCGGTCTTTTTCACAGCAATCCAAAGTTATATTATATTCCGAAACAAAAGCAACTCAGTCAGTTTAACCAAAATTATGGTGACGAAATGTATATGATTGAAGAGCGTTTTTCATCTGATCCCAAAACTTTGGCTTCACTGGAAAATGCTACAGATATTATCTCGACAGCTGATTTAATTAAAAATCTTCAGAAAAACAGCAATCATGCTGTCGATCAGGATTTGTACATCCGTGCGAGACTTTTTGACATGCTCATCGGCGACTGGGACAGACACGAAGACCAATGGAAATGGGCAGAATATAAAAACGGAAAAAATGTTTTTTACAAACCTATTCCGAGAGATCACGATCAGGCGTTCAGCAATTATGATGGTGCTGCTTTTAAAGTGATTATGAATATTCCGATGATCCGTCACATGAAATCTTTTAAAGATGAAATCAAAAATGTGAAGTGGATGAATATGGAACCTTATCCGCTGGATTTAATTATTCTGAAAGCCGCCAGCGAAAAACAGTGGAATGCGCAGGCAGAATTTATTCAGCAAAACATTACAGACAAAGATATTGATGAAGCTTTCAAAAACCTTCCGAAAGAAGTTCAGGATGAAACGATTGCCGATATTCAGAGAAAGCTCAAGGTCAGAAAACAGGATTTGGGAAAATATGCAACAAAATACGCTTCTGTCCTGGAAGAAAAAGTTCCGATCGCAGGTACCATTAACAAAGATAAATTTGTAATTACAAAGGAATCTGATGGTTTGGTTACTGTAAAACAATACGAACTCGACGACAAAAGTCAGAAAGAAAAACTGGTTTTCGAAAAAACCTATAACGATACTTTAACCAAAGAAATCTGGGTTTACGGATTGGAAGACGACGATATTTATGAAGTGAACGGCGAAGGAAAATCTAAAATTAACATCCGCCTGATTGGTGGCTACAACCATGATGTATACAGAGTTTCCAACGGAAGTAAAGTGAAAATTTACGATTTTAAATCGCAGAAAAATACGTATGAAACCAAAGGAGCATCAAAACATTTAACCAACGACTACGAAGCCAATACCTACAACTGGAAACACCCAAAATACAACTTTTTCGCCGGCTATCCGAATGCTGATTTTAATCCTGATGATGGGGTAATTTTGGGATTTGTTGCTAATTATACCGTCAACAATTTCATCCGCGATCCGTTTACACAAAAGCATTCTTTGAGTGCTAATCTGTATACCGCTACCGGAGGATTCAATTTAGGGTATAAAGGTGTTTTCAAAAAGGCAATTTTCGGCTGGGATGCCAATGTTGATGCGTACTACACGACTCCTCATTTTGCAAGAACTTTCTTTGGATTGTCGAATGAGAGTGAGTTTAATAAAGAAATCAGCAGAAATTTTAATAGAGTTAGAATTTCCCAGATCAAAGTTGCTCCTTCCATTTCTAAAACGAGCTGGCTCAATCTGAAGCACCAGTTTCAGTTGAGTTTTGAGCATTCTGAAGTGCAGAGAAACGATGACCGCTTCATCGCAGTTTCTCCGGATGTAAATCCTGAAGTTTTTAACGGACAGCAGTTTGGTGGTGCCAACTATACTTTTAGTTTTAAAAATTCCGACAGCAAAGCCTTCCCTACTTTAGGAATGGAATTGATTCTAAACGCAGGCTGGAAAACAAATTTTGCAAATTTTGACCAGAATTTCGTGGCTTACCAGGGAACTCTGAATCTCTTCAGAAGAATCGATAAAAACGGGAAATTTGTATTTGCCAATTCAGCCAATGCGATGATTATTAACAACAATAATTTTGAATTTTATCAGGCGGCAAGCATCGGCGGAAGAAACGGTCTGCGTGCTTACAGAAATGAAAGATTTTCAGGGAAATCTTATTTCGTCAACAGTGCAGAAGTTCGCTGGGACTTTGGACGTGTGAAAAACAGTATCGTTCCTGCCAATATGGGAATTTTGGTTGGATACGATTTGGGCAGAGTCTGGAATGACCATGAAATTTCAGATACATGGCATCAAGGT
- a CDS encoding Pycsar system effector family protein: protein MNILDKAKNHVESLFKDKLSSVYFYHNFIHTSFAVQKAEEIIKHSHISEVEREKIILALWFHDVGFTDCNAEGHEARGAVLMRDFLRKDNFSDEYIEEVEKLILSTEKYHQPQNMAEMIMKDADFSHFASPFYNDSAEALRKEWELTGGPCFSTDEWNVLNVDFLKNKHSYFTDYAKENWEPLKQKNVRKIEKKLEKEDKPKKEKPEKKEEKSDRSVDTLFRVTLNNHTRLSDIADSKANILLSVNAIIISVGLSVLVPKLDTPKNTHLIIPTFLLLLSSVLTIIFAILSTKPNVTKTNFTKQDVADRKVNLLFFGNFHQMMFDDFQTSMRDLIKDREYIYDSMMKDLYFLGKVLDRKYKLLSITYQIFMAGIIISVLSFAYAFMTL, encoded by the coding sequence ATGAATATTTTAGATAAGGCTAAAAATCACGTAGAAAGCTTATTCAAAGATAAGTTATCTTCGGTTTACTTTTACCATAATTTTATTCACACCTCTTTTGCCGTTCAGAAGGCGGAAGAGATCATTAAACACAGCCATATTTCTGAAGTTGAAAGGGAAAAAATTATACTTGCTTTGTGGTTTCACGACGTGGGATTTACAGACTGCAATGCCGAAGGACACGAGGCGAGAGGAGCTGTTTTAATGAGAGATTTTCTCAGAAAAGATAATTTTTCTGATGAGTATATTGAAGAAGTGGAAAAGCTGATTCTTTCCACAGAAAAATACCATCAGCCGCAAAACATGGCGGAGATGATTATGAAAGATGCAGATTTCAGTCATTTTGCGAGCCCGTTTTATAATGATTCTGCGGAAGCGCTCAGAAAAGAATGGGAACTCACCGGAGGACCGTGTTTTTCAACCGATGAATGGAATGTGCTGAATGTGGATTTTCTGAAAAATAAACATTCGTATTTTACTGATTATGCGAAAGAAAACTGGGAACCTTTAAAGCAAAAAAACGTCAGAAAAATAGAAAAAAAGCTGGAAAAAGAAGATAAACCTAAAAAAGAAAAGCCTGAGAAAAAAGAAGAAAAATCTGACCGCAGCGTTGATACCCTTTTCAGAGTTACTTTAAATAATCACACAAGGCTGAGCGATATTGCCGACAGCAAGGCAAATATTCTGCTTTCTGTAAATGCAATAATTATTTCAGTGGGTCTTTCTGTTTTGGTTCCGAAACTGGATACGCCGAAAAATACGCACTTGATTATTCCTACATTTTTGCTTTTGCTGTCGAGTGTTTTAACAATTATTTTCGCAATTCTCTCAACAAAACCGAATGTCACAAAAACCAATTTTACGAAGCAAGATGTTGCTGACAGAAAGGTAAATCTTTTGTTTTTTGGAAATTTTCATCAGATGATGTTTGATGATTTTCAGACATCGATGCGGGATTTAATTAAAGACAGGGAATATATTTATGATTCGATGATGAAAGATTTATATTTTTTAGGTAAAGTTTTAGACAGAAAATATAAATTACTTTCAATTACCTATCAGATTTTTATGGCGGGAATCATTATTTCTGTGCTGTCTTTTGCATATGCTTTTATGACTTTGTAG
- a CDS encoding GAF domain-containing protein, whose protein sequence is MSEFFHDDSPFQVYLSFKKYLDVLEHIRYNDRLEYRVNYAQSVIERFKKFPELCEGSQDFSLLTKHKDLIRMLLADLFPTGLTHNEIKAASIPFTDISFNYTERFRKILSDAGHNFTLEFRDMTQDEMYVLSCCIIVQLYFKKDIKFIIPFYYDIPDQHGIIRHYKITVNSDFSEIIPIDQNNFPTDSEIEILLENLDDVSLWKKHFPPQSWMLKGFNIFSLVDCTSEVALSDLKSTMIQIDPENPLPNENLKEIFKSYFDVAELNFGLMLMDHQHQKLEKLPIYENVFSNYLLDFWINLYDEKMQKTAFQNIKYNPKPIVISDVDNFDDEIKNTPNFSVLTKNNIKSFMVIPIVHEGEVLALMEFTSEIAGSFNGLKLRKLDSLSDILVFSLNRFKHERDNQIEAIIQREYTTIHNSVIWKFRNEAEKYFNASLQKKLYTLREISFKNLSPLFGVSDIRSSSDKRFQLMLEDLNEQIDCLHQLFTDLNFPESEKYLLALDVFENELNNDFKADTEQRFQYFLREEIHPFLQAQLEIKSPESIKNYFSKVYSVNSLFYSNRRKLDESITLINRKIADILDESQMEAQEIYPHYFERFKSDGVEHNLYIGQNLNPSISYTPKQLNELRYWQLKTICKIEHEFENFSKQLPVSLEIASLIFVYNERIDIRFRMDEKRFDVDGAHNSFYEIIKKRLEKAKIKDSTERITCPGKITIVYFGMENQKEYLNYISRLQKTGILKNDVELLRVEDLQGASGLLAMRVSLA, encoded by the coding sequence GTGTCAGAATTTTTTCACGACGACAGTCCGTTTCAGGTGTATTTATCATTCAAAAAATATTTGGATGTGCTGGAACATATCCGCTACAACGACAGACTGGAATATCGCGTCAACTACGCACAATCGGTCATCGAAAGGTTTAAAAAATTCCCCGAGCTTTGTGAAGGTTCGCAGGATTTTTCTTTACTCACCAAACATAAGGATCTTATCAGAATGTTGCTGGCAGACCTCTTCCCTACCGGTCTTACGCACAATGAAATCAAAGCGGCAAGTATTCCCTTTACCGATATTTCGTTTAATTACACAGAGCGGTTCAGGAAAATACTTTCAGATGCAGGGCACAATTTTACTCTTGAATTTCGGGATATGACGCAGGATGAGATGTATGTGCTTTCCTGCTGCATCATCGTTCAGCTGTATTTTAAAAAAGATATCAAATTTATAATCCCTTTTTATTATGACATTCCGGATCAGCACGGAATTATCCGACATTATAAAATTACAGTAAACTCAGATTTCTCAGAGATCATTCCAATAGATCAAAATAACTTTCCCACCGACAGTGAGATCGAAATTCTCCTTGAAAATCTGGATGATGTAAGTCTTTGGAAGAAGCATTTCCCGCCGCAATCGTGGATGCTGAAAGGCTTCAATATTTTTTCTCTCGTAGACTGTACCTCAGAAGTAGCGTTATCAGACCTGAAATCTACAATGATTCAGATTGATCCCGAAAACCCGCTTCCAAACGAAAATTTAAAGGAAATTTTTAAATCTTATTTTGATGTTGCCGAACTCAATTTCGGACTGATGCTCATGGATCATCAACATCAGAAGCTGGAAAAACTTCCCATCTACGAAAACGTTTTCAGCAATTACCTTCTCGATTTCTGGATCAATCTTTACGATGAAAAAATGCAGAAAACGGCATTTCAAAATATTAAATACAATCCAAAACCCATTGTCATTTCCGATGTAGACAATTTTGATGATGAAATTAAAAACACACCCAATTTTTCGGTATTAACCAAAAACAACATCAAAAGTTTTATGGTGATCCCGATTGTTCATGAAGGTGAAGTTTTGGCTTTAATGGAATTCACTTCAGAAATCGCAGGAAGTTTTAACGGACTTAAACTCCGAAAACTGGATTCTTTGAGCGACATTTTGGTATTTTCTCTTAACCGTTTTAAACACGAGCGGGACAATCAGATTGAAGCAATTATCCAACGGGAATACACCACGATTCACAATTCTGTCATCTGGAAATTCAGGAACGAAGCCGAAAAATATTTTAATGCATCACTTCAAAAAAAATTATATACCTTACGTGAAATAAGCTTCAAAAATCTCAGTCCGCTTTTCGGCGTTTCAGACATCCGTTCTTCTTCAGACAAACGTTTTCAACTGATGTTGGAAGACCTAAACGAACAGATAGATTGTCTTCATCAGCTTTTTACTGATCTGAATTTTCCTGAAAGTGAAAAATACCTTCTCGCTCTCGACGTTTTTGAAAACGAACTCAATAATGATTTTAAAGCCGATACAGAACAGAGATTTCAGTATTTTCTCAGAGAAGAAATCCATCCTTTTTTACAGGCACAACTTGAGATAAAATCGCCTGAAAGTATCAAAAATTATTTTTCAAAAGTGTATTCAGTTAACAGTCTATTCTACTCCAACCGTAGGAAACTGGACGAATCGATCACATTAATCAACCGTAAAATCGCTGATATTTTGGATGAAAGTCAGATGGAAGCGCAGGAAATTTATCCGCATTACTTTGAGAGGTTTAAATCTGATGGCGTAGAGCACAACCTGTACATCGGTCAGAATCTTAATCCTTCAATCAGCTATACTCCAAAGCAACTCAATGAATTAAGATACTGGCAACTGAAAACAATCTGTAAAATTGAGCATGAGTTTGAAAATTTCAGTAAACAGCTTCCTGTCTCACTGGAAATTGCTTCCCTGATCTTTGTTTACAATGAAAGAATTGATATCCGTTTCCGAATGGATGAGAAAAGATTCGATGTAGACGGAGCCCACAATTCTTTTTATGAAATCATTAAAAAACGTCTGGAAAAGGCTAAAATTAAAGATTCTACCGAAAGAATCACCTGTCCCGGTAAAATTACCATCGTCTATTTCGGTATGGAAAATCAGAAAGAATATCTTAATTATATTTCCCGACTTCAGAAAACCGGCATCCTGAAAAATGATGTTGAATTATTGCGGGTTGAAGATCTTCAAGGCGCTTCCGGACTTTTGGCAATGCGGGTATCTTTGGCTTAA
- a CDS encoding DUF4412 domain-containing protein produces MKSLVLTLMMILSLGTLSAQTTEGQLTYKMEFSSDNPQMAAAIPMMQGSTMQLYFMKDKSAADVTMGSFMKMKSVMDTKADKGIVLVEVMGQKIANNIESISKKKVDKDKIGKPVATSETKKILGFNCKKYVIKDPEGKGDDSVLWVTTDIKTTLAGQEQFSNGIEGVPLEFSTMQQGMNVRFEATNFDKTVSPAIFNLTIPEGYKVMTEEEMAQMGG; encoded by the coding sequence ATGAAATCACTTGTTCTTACGTTGATGATGATTCTTTCTTTAGGAACATTATCAGCACAAACCACCGAAGGTCAGCTTACCTACAAAATGGAATTTTCCAGCGATAATCCTCAGATGGCAGCAGCTATTCCGATGATGCAGGGATCTACAATGCAGCTTTATTTTATGAAAGACAAATCTGCAGCAGATGTTACGATGGGCAGCTTTATGAAAATGAAAAGTGTGATGGATACCAAGGCAGATAAAGGTATTGTTCTGGTAGAAGTAATGGGACAGAAAATTGCCAACAACATCGAATCTATTTCTAAAAAGAAAGTAGATAAAGATAAAATCGGAAAGCCGGTTGCAACTTCTGAAACGAAAAAAATTCTGGGTTTCAACTGTAAAAAGTATGTGATCAAAGATCCTGAAGGAAAAGGTGACGACTCAGTATTGTGGGTTACAACCGATATTAAAACAACTTTAGCTGGTCAGGAGCAGTTTTCAAACGGAATCGAAGGTGTTCCATTAGAATTTTCTACAATGCAGCAGGGAATGAATGTTCGTTTTGAAGCAACTAATTTCGACAAAACTGTATCGCCTGCAATTTTCAACCTTACTATTCCTGAAGGTTACAAGGTAATGACTGAAGAAGAAATGGCACAGATGGGAGGTTAA
- a CDS encoding N-acetylmuramoyl-L-alanine amidase: MTKLKLKIVQKPKIGRRKGEADVKQLEFYVTVEYYARKKHATKNIHVNNPLPLINGEVRDSPAEAIPKAKDSPAEQKPPSMKEEKGIGDIAVDKAKELWDWLEAKGTIIKEQLPTVQQPEGKSPAVVKETTVEKKEENCECYCGEKEISPEELKEMIVAMRKATFDDAGENFYKWNKDNLFTAGHEQFVDKSYSKFAEVLNKTFNKYDISSCIRKIHFLAQCYHETGGFMRSVEGNSKDKLWYDPYRGRGFIHLTLSGNYKKFEEDSGYNVITNPKIVSTDIEAAAKSSGWYWKYNDMGNINPFADKDSIFDTSRLVNKPNATKPSSINGYNQRVNAVNALKTIFKYPQSCCNLGKKEEAKENTACSSGLSECICLDTFAIEDGFIKSSRITKNRVGVLEQANFRDPKSSIQKIILHRTAGGTTDACINAFKSGRRNKRGGIDHYGTHFIVGKDGTITQTANLSKVTWHCAGWNSKSVGIEVVGFAIDRNGKPTLGLRGQNPVTGWEELTEPQAKSVACLVKALLKYYNLDNSKIDCHEHLAPKQSGEGQVVFNAIKDYL, translated from the coding sequence ATGACAAAACTGAAGCTGAAAATCGTACAGAAACCGAAAATTGGGAGAAGAAAAGGCGAAGCAGATGTAAAGCAATTAGAATTTTATGTTACGGTAGAATATTATGCTAGAAAGAAACACGCTACAAAGAATATTCACGTCAACAATCCTCTTCCTCTTATTAATGGAGAGGTAAGAGATTCCCCTGCGGAAGCTATCCCGAAAGCTAAAGACTCTCCAGCAGAACAGAAACCTCCGAGCATGAAAGAGGAAAAAGGAATTGGAGATATTGCTGTAGATAAAGCAAAAGAGCTGTGGGATTGGTTGGAAGCAAAAGGAACCATTATAAAAGAACAACTTCCTACTGTGCAACAGCCGGAGGGAAAATCGCCGGCGGTGGTGAAAGAGACGACAGTGGAAAAGAAAGAGGAAAATTGTGAATGTTACTGTGGTGAAAAAGAAATATCTCCAGAAGAACTTAAGGAAATGATTGTAGCAATGAGAAAAGCAACATTTGATGATGCCGGTGAAAATTTCTACAAATGGAATAAGGACAATCTGTTCACCGCAGGTCATGAACAATTTGTTGATAAATCATATTCAAAATTTGCAGAAGTTCTTAATAAAACCTTTAATAAATACGATATATCATCTTGTATCAGAAAAATACATTTTCTTGCACAATGCTATCATGAAACTGGTGGTTTTATGAGGAGTGTAGAAGGTAATTCCAAGGATAAACTTTGGTATGATCCCTACAGAGGAAGAGGATTTATACATCTAACATTATCAGGAAATTATAAGAAATTTGAAGAAGATTCGGGTTATAATGTTATTACTAATCCAAAAATTGTTTCAACTGATATTGAAGCTGCAGCAAAATCTAGCGGATGGTATTGGAAATACAATGATATGGGAAATATCAATCCATTTGCAGATAAGGATAGTATTTTTGATACATCCCGACTCGTTAATAAGCCTAATGCTACAAAGCCTTCCTCAATTAATGGTTATAATCAAAGAGTAAATGCGGTAAATGCATTAAAAACAATATTCAAATATCCTCAATCATGTTGTAACTTAGGAAAAAAAGAAGAAGCTAAAGAGAATACCGCCTGCTCAAGTGGTTTAAGCGAATGTATCTGCCTCGACACATTTGCTATTGAAGATGGATTTATAAAAAGCTCTAGGATAACAAAAAATCGTGTGGGTGTCCTTGAGCAAGCAAACTTCCGGGATCCAAAATCAAGTATCCAAAAAATAATATTGCACAGAACAGCGGGAGGTACAACGGATGCTTGTATAAATGCTTTTAAAAGTGGTAGAAGAAATAAAAGGGGAGGCATAGATCACTATGGAACACATTTTATCGTTGGAAAGGATGGAACGATTACACAAACAGCCAATCTCTCAAAAGTAACATGGCATTGTGCTGGTTGGAATTCTAAATCTGTCGGAATAGAAGTTGTAGGCTTTGCAATTGATAGAAATGGAAAACCAACATTAGGTTTAAGGGGTCAAAATCCTGTTACCGGATGGGAAGAATTAACAGAGCCGCAAGCAAAATCTGTAGCCTGCCTTGTAAAAGCTTTGTTAAAATATTATAATTTAGATAACAGCAAAATAGATTGCCACGAACATTTAGCTCCCAAACAAAGTGGAGAAGGACAGGTTGTCTTCAATGCTATTAAAGACTATTTATAA
- a CDS encoding NADH-quinone oxidoreductase subunit N — MSVLIIVFLTAVAALFSGVFEKGKLARYIGILGLMIALVVSFFPQAEFLNQYKAMYNYSDNAALFTKISLVTTLLLFFLGGFAFSNHRSHQSELYALMLFALCGGITIFGFQNLVTLFIGIEILSIPLYVMAGANKTDLRSNEASIKYFLMGAFATGFLLFGIAFIYGSTGSFDLMNIQDFSIAHPGNIMFTIGVIMILCAMSFKVALAPFHMWSPDVYYGSPSLITAFMASVVKISGFFALFKMMSIGFVGVTEQWIDILGVFVIITLLLANVMGLAQTNAKRMLAYSSVSHAGYIGLIFFGMNAMSSYTLAFYLFAYSLATVGVFMCLIYVEKIKREASYEAFKGLAKSEPLLAVVTAISLLSMAGIPLTAGFMGKFSLFAQALGNDDNVGIVLVAVLGSAISIAYYLRLIIAMFFFKETTFKTAEKATITYNIVAVFVIASLVVFGVFPDLFAKVFAFAG; from the coding sequence ATGAGTGTTTTAATAATTGTTTTCCTCACGGCTGTTGCAGCACTGTTTTCAGGAGTTTTTGAAAAAGGAAAATTGGCAAGATACATCGGTATTCTGGGGCTTATGATCGCTTTGGTAGTAAGCTTTTTCCCACAGGCAGAATTTCTGAATCAGTACAAAGCCATGTACAACTACAGCGACAACGCGGCATTGTTTACCAAAATATCTTTGGTGACCACATTATTGCTGTTTTTCCTAGGCGGTTTTGCATTCAGCAATCACAGAAGCCACCAGTCTGAACTCTATGCACTGATGCTTTTTGCTTTGTGCGGTGGGATTACCATTTTTGGATTCCAGAATTTAGTGACATTATTTATCGGGATTGAAATCTTATCTATTCCGTTATACGTAATGGCAGGGGCAAACAAAACAGATTTAAGATCAAACGAAGCTTCAATAAAATATTTCCTGATGGGAGCATTTGCCACAGGTTTCCTTCTATTCGGTATCGCTTTCATCTACGGGAGCACCGGAAGTTTTGATCTTATGAATATTCAGGATTTCAGTATTGCGCATCCTGGCAACATCATGTTTACCATTGGTGTGATTATGATTCTTTGTGCGATGTCTTTCAAAGTAGCTTTGGCACCTTTCCACATGTGGAGTCCTGACGTATATTATGGATCACCCTCTTTGATCACCGCTTTTATGGCAAGTGTGGTTAAGATTTCAGGATTCTTTGCATTATTCAAAATGATGAGCATCGGTTTCGTAGGTGTTACTGAGCAGTGGATTGATATTTTAGGAGTTTTTGTTATCATCACTTTGCTTTTGGCAAACGTAATGGGACTCGCACAAACCAATGCCAAGAGAATGTTGGCTTACTCTTCCGTTTCCCATGCAGGTTACATCGGTCTGATTTTCTTCGGAATGAATGCCATGTCTTCATACACGTTGGCTTTCTACTTATTTGCTTATTCATTGGCGACAGTAGGCGTTTTCATGTGCCTTATTTATGTTGAAAAAATCAAGAGAGAAGCATCTTACGAAGCGTTCAAAGGTTTGGCAAAATCTGAGCCTTTATTAGCAGTAGTAACTGCTATCTCTTTGCTTTCAATGGCAGGTATTCCTTTAACTGCAGGTTTCATGGGTAAATTCTCATTGTTTGCACAGGCCTTAGGAAATGATGATAATGTAGGAATTGTATTGGTAGCCGTTTTAGGTTCAGCGATTTCAATTGCTTATTATTTAAGATTAATTATTGCCATGTTCTTCTTCAAAGAAACAACATTTAAAACAGCAGAAAAAGCTACTATCACGTACAACATCGTAGCAGTTTTTGTAATTGCATCCCTCGTTGTCTTTGGTGTTTTCCCTGATTTGTTTGCAAAAGTTTTTGCATTCGCAGGATAA